In one window of Haloimpatiens sp. FM7315 DNA:
- the dapA gene encoding 4-hydroxy-tetrahydrodipicolinate synthase, whose translation MSIFKGSGVAIITPFNEKGVDFETLGKLLDWHVENKTDAIVVCGTTGEATTMTLEEKKETIKFTVERINKRIPVIAGTGSNNTEAAISMSKWAESIGVDGLLVITPYYNKTTQKGLIAHYEAILENVNTPIIIYNVPGRTGLNILPETLKKLCKHKNIVAVKEASGNISQIAKIRALCGEDLDIYSGNDDEIIPILSLGGSGVISVLANIIPLDVHNMCDLYLKGKVKEALDIQMKSLDLANSLFVETNPIPIKTALNLLGVKAGHLRLPLCEMEEKNIIKLRNAMTSYGLTLKED comes from the coding sequence ATGAGTATATTCAAAGGATCAGGCGTTGCTATAATAACCCCTTTTAACGAAAAAGGAGTGGATTTTGAAACCTTAGGGAAGCTTTTAGATTGGCATGTGGAAAATAAAACTGATGCCATAGTTGTATGCGGAACAACTGGAGAAGCAACTACAATGACTTTAGAAGAAAAGAAAGAGACTATTAAATTTACAGTAGAGAGAATAAATAAAAGAATTCCAGTAATAGCAGGTACAGGAAGCAATAACACAGAAGCTGCTATATCCATGAGCAAATGGGCTGAAAGCATAGGAGTAGATGGTCTTCTTGTTATTACTCCTTATTATAATAAAACCACTCAAAAAGGTCTTATCGCACACTATGAAGCTATTTTAGAAAATGTAAACACTCCTATTATAATTTACAATGTTCCAGGAAGAACAGGTCTTAATATTTTACCTGAAACTCTAAAAAAGCTTTGCAAACATAAAAATATAGTAGCTGTAAAAGAAGCTAGCGGAAATATAAGTCAAATAGCTAAAATAAGAGCTTTATGTGGAGAGGATTTAGATATATACTCTGGAAATGACGACGAAATAATTCCTATATTGTCTCTAGGGGGCTCTGGCGTAATATCAGTGCTTGCAAATATCATACCTCTTGATGTTCATAATATGTGCGATTTATATTTAAAGGGAAAGGTAAAAGAAGCTTTAGATATTCAAATGAAATCTTTGGATTTAGCAAACTCATTGTTTGTAGAAACTAATCCTATTCCAATAAAAACTGCACTTAATCTTTTAGGTGTTAAAGCCGGTCATTTAAGACTTCCTCTTTGCGAAATGGAAGAAAAAAATATTATTAAACTAAGAAATGCTATGACTTCATATGGACTTACTTTAAAGGAGGATTAA
- the dapB gene encoding 4-hydroxy-tetrahydrodipicolinate reductase: protein MIRILLNGCNGKMGKMISKTATDFKELEITAGIDKYTEKSFNYNVYENIEKVDVDFDVILDFSRPTALDSLIDYAKRNKKPLVLCTTGYSKEQIEKINESSKDCAIFRSANMSIGVNVLNNLLRKISAFLYEDFDIEIIEKHHNQKVDAPSGTALLLGDTIRESIKEDTEYKFGRNGSSKREKKEIGVHAVRAGSIVGEHEVIFAGNGEIIELKHTALSREVFAVGALKACNFMRGKAKGLYSMDDVLKEK, encoded by the coding sequence ATGATAAGAATTTTATTAAACGGCTGTAATGGAAAAATGGGGAAAATGATTTCAAAAACAGCCACTGATTTTAAAGAACTAGAAATAACCGCTGGAATTGATAAGTACACAGAAAAAAGTTTTAACTACAATGTTTATGAAAACATTGAGAAGGTAGATGTAGATTTTGATGTTATTTTAGATTTCTCAAGACCCACTGCCTTAGACTCTCTAATTGACTATGCAAAAAGAAATAAAAAGCCTCTAGTTCTTTGCACTACAGGTTATTCAAAAGAACAAATCGAGAAAATCAATGAAAGTAGCAAAGACTGCGCTATTTTCCGTTCAGCTAATATGTCTATTGGAGTTAATGTTTTAAATAACCTTTTAAGAAAGATTTCTGCTTTTTTATATGAAGATTTCGATATAGAAATAATAGAAAAACATCATAACCAAAAAGTTGATGCCCCAAGTGGTACTGCACTTCTTTTAGGGGATACTATAAGAGAATCAATAAAAGAAGATACTGAATACAAATTTGGAAGAAATGGTAGCTCTAAAAGAGAAAAGAAAGAAATAGGTGTTCACGCTGTAAGAGCAGGTTCAATTGTAGGGGAACATGAAGTTATTTTTGCTGGAAATGGTGAAATAATTGAACTAAAACACACTGCACTTTCAAGAGAAGTTTTCGCAGTTGGAGCCCTTAAGGCCTGCAACTTCATGAGGGGAAAAGCCAAAGGACTATACTCAATGGATGACGTTCTTAAAGAAAAATAG
- the dapD gene encoding 2,3,4,5-tetrahydropyridine-2,6-dicarboxylate N-acetyltransferase: MSYNLTDPYEIARFIKEAKKSTPIKLYIQGDLSGCDFENIDNFSSGNLHILFGENEHIAKFLDTYKEKIEKVKMEQDRRNSAIPLLDLREIKARIEPGAIIRDKVLIGENAVIMMGAVINIGSEIGSETMIDMNAVVGARAKIGRKVHLGAGAVVAGVLEPPSKSPCEIGDNVLIGANAVILEGVKIGNNAVVAAGSIVVSDVPEGVVVAGSPAKIVKKVDEGTKSKTQILDDLRK, translated from the coding sequence ATGTCTTACAATTTAACAGATCCATATGAAATTGCACGATTTATAAAAGAAGCTAAAAAGTCAACTCCTATAAAATTATATATTCAAGGAGACTTAAGTGGTTGTGATTTTGAAAATATAGATAATTTCTCAAGTGGAAATTTACATATTTTATTTGGTGAAAATGAACACATAGCAAAATTTTTAGATACTTATAAAGAAAAAATTGAAAAAGTTAAGATGGAACAAGATAGAAGAAATTCTGCTATTCCACTTTTAGACCTTAGAGAAATAAAAGCTAGAATAGAACCCGGTGCTATTATAAGAGATAAAGTACTAATAGGTGAAAATGCAGTTATAATGATGGGAGCTGTAATAAACATAGGTTCTGAAATTGGCTCTGAAACAATGATAGATATGAATGCCGTAGTAGGTGCTAGAGCTAAAATAGGCCGTAAAGTTCACCTTGGTGCAGGAGCAGTGGTTGCAGGAGTTCTAGAACCACCTAGTAAATCACCTTGTGAAATAGGAGATAATGTTTTAATCGGGGCTAATGCAGTTATTTTAGAAGGAGTTAAAATTGGAAATAACGCTGTAGTTGCTGCAGGTTCAATTGTCGTTAGTGATGTACCTGAGGGAGTTGTAGTTGCAGGCTCTCCAGCTAAAATTGTTAAAAAAGTAGACGAGGGAACTAAAAGTAAAACTCAAATACTAGACGATTTAAGAAAATAA